In the genome of Planctomyces sp. SH-PL62, the window GTGGCCGTGCGCTACACCCCGGCCAACCAGCTCGGCGGCGACGTCTACGATTTCTACCGGCTGGATAACAACCGGCTGGGCGTGCTCGTCGCCGACGTCTCGGGCCACGGGGTCAACGCGGCGATGCTCTCGGGCATGGTCAAGACCCTGGCGGCCGGGCTGTCGATCGCCGTGCTGGAGCCGGGCGAGCTGCTCGCCGGCCTGGACGTCTCGGGCGAGCAGTATTTCCCCGAAGGCTACTTCTGCACCGGCTTCTACCTGATCGCCGACGAGGAGACCGGGCTGATCCGCTACGCCGGCGTCGGCCACCCGTCGGGAATCGTCATCGGCCCCAACGGTCCGCGCATGCTGGAATCGAATCCGGGGATGCTCGGCATCGGCATGGTCGACGGCACCGCCGGCGGCGCCGACCGCCTGGAGCCGGGCGAAACCCTGATCCTCTACACCGACGGCCTCCCCGACGCCATGGACCCGTCCGACGTGATCTTCGGCGAGGAGCGGCTCAAGACCCTGCTCCAGGGCCACTACGGCAGCGACCCGACCGAGATCATCGACCAAGTCGACGACGCCGTCCAGGCCTACACCGCCCCCGGCCGACCGGCCGACGACATCAACATCATCGTCATCCAGCACCCCGCCCCAAAGTGAGGACGTGAGGTCGATCCGCAAACGCGGGCCCGCGCCGTCTCACCCTTGGCCGGGCCGATGGACCGCGTCGCCGGAAACGTGCTAGAATACCCAGAACGGTGATTCGTGCGCATCGTGCGGAGCCCACCGTCTCGACGCGCGGTCTGGATCATCTTATAATTTCAGAAGAAGTCGTGGGCGCGGCCGTCAGGGTCGCGATCTGGTCGTGAACCCAGGCGGACCGAAAACGGTGGCGCTCGACGGCCCGGTGACGATCTACGAGGTCGCCGGCCTGCGCGAGGCGTTCCGAGAGGCCCTGGCCGAGGGCGTGGATCTCCAGGTCGAACTCGACGAGTCGACGAAATGGGACCTGGCGGGGCTCCAGTTGTTGATCTCGTGCGTCCAGACGGCGAAGGCCGACGGCCGCAGCCTGGTCCTCGCCAAGATCCCCCGGTCGTGCGTCGAGGTGGCCGAGCGCGCGGGGCTCTCCGATTGGCTCGAATCGGCATCGCAAAAGGACTGACCCCGGCGGGAGGCCGTGCAGCCTCCAGCCGGCGGGACTCGAAGACGACGTCGCGTCCTGATCCCCGGCGGCCACCGCCGAGGATCAGGGCGGACCAGCCTGGAGGCGGCGATTATGAACTGGGCCTCCCCCCAGACGCTCCCCGCGCCCGCGGCCAGACGCTCCCGTCTGAATGATCCGCATGATCTGTCGCACGCCGGCGCCAAGACCATGACCAAGACCAAGACCGTCCTCCATGCCGACGATAGCGGATCGGTCCGTCGATGGGTCGCCGAACAGCTCGGCGGGATGGGCCTGAAGGTCGTCTCCGTCGCCGACGGCGACGCCGCCCTCCAATACCTTCAGGATTCGACCTGCGACCTGCTGCTGACCGACCTGGAGATGCCCAATCTCGACGGCCTGGCGCTGCTCGCGGCCGTGCGGGAACTCCCCGCCCATCGGTTCCTCCCCGTCCTCGTCCTCTCCAGCAAGCAGCCCGGCGAGTTCGACCCCCGGCGCCGACAGGGGGTCACCGGCTGGTTGGTCAAGCCGGTCGACGGCGAGCATCTCCGACGTTGGGTCCGCCGCGTCCTTCCGGAGTAGCCGCCTGCGCGGGGTCGGCCGGTTGGGCGGAGCGGCTTTCCCGGCCGTCTCCAGTCCCCCCGCCTCGTCGTCGTGTAAAGTTCAAGGCGATGGCCCCCCTCCCGGATCGAAATGGCCCCACATCCGGGAGGCGGCGCACGTGTTGCGCGCATACAATAGGACCGAAGTTGGAAAGCGGGTGGGATGGGCGAACATGGCGGGCCGCCGGCGAGAAGCCCACGGCCTGATCGATCCCCCCCGATCGAGGTGCAAGACATGAGTTCCGGGCGGTCCGCGTCGACGCGCCGTCCTCCTTCGTAGTCAGGAAGTCATCCGGCCTTGGGAAGTGCGGACGATCGATTTCGCGAGATGTTCTACGAGGAGGCGCGTGAGCTTCTGATCAGCCTCGAAGAAGGGCTGATGGAGCTGGAACGCCGCCAGGGCGACCGCGCGCACCTCGACAAGACCTTCCGCGCCGCGCACAGCGTCAAGGGCGCCGCGGCGATGGTCGGCCTGGGGGCGATCGCGGAGTTCACCCACGGCATCGAGGCCGTCCTCGAACGCATCCGGACCGGCAGCCTGGCCGTCGACTCCGACATCATCACCACGCTGCTGGAATCGCGCGACCACCTCGCGGCCATGGTCGAAGGGGAGGCCGGAGGCTCGCCGATCCCCGGCTCGAGTCACCTCAGCCAGCGCCTCACGGACCTGCTGACCTCGACCAGGCCCCCCGAGCCGCCCGACGAGCCGCCCCCCGCCGCGCCGCCGACTCATCCGTCGCCCTCGCCGGCCCCGGTCCCCGCGCCTTCGTCCGCCGGGCCTCCCCCGCCGTCGAAGTCGCCCGAGCCCAGGCCCGAGGCACCCCAGCCGCCCCCGGCCACCGGCCCACCGACGAAGCCCGACGAGCCCGAGCCGCCGGCGGCCGAAAGCAGCCCCGAGTCGAAGCCCGCCGCGAAGCCGAAACGCTCGCGACGCAAGACCGAGAAGCCCGCCGAGGCCGGTGGGGAGACGAAAGCCGAGGCCAAACCCAAGGCCCCCCCCCGAGGGAAGGCCGCCGAGCGCAGGTCCATGCCCTCGGCGTCGCCCGCCGCCCCGAAGGCCGCCGAGCCGGAGGGGGAACCCAAGCCCCTCTACCGCATCCGATTCGCCCCCGGCCCCGACGTCCTCAAGCGAGGCGTCAACCTGCTGGGGGTTTTCGATGAACTGCGCGAGCTGGGTGAGCTGGAGGTCCTGGCGGACGCCGAGGCCGTGCCGACCCTCGACGACTTCGACGCCGAGCGCTGCTACCTGAGCTGGACCTGTACGCTCCGGACCGACGTGGAGCCCGAGCGGCTGGACGACGTCTTCCTGTTCGTGGCCGAAGACGGCGCGATCGGGGTCGAGCGACGGCTCGACGACGGGTCGTTCGAGCCGGTGGAGACCCCGCTCCTGAAGCTGCCGAGGGGCACGCCGGTGTCGTCGCCGCCGACGCCCGTCGCCAGGTCCCAGCCCGTCCCCGCCCCGGCCCCGATCGAGACGCCCGCCGCGCCCGCGTCGGCCGCCGCCGCCGACGGCGCGAAGCGTCCCGTGGTCGCGACGAACGTCCCGGCGGCCCGCGCGCACGGCCGGATCCGGGTGGACGCCCAGCAACTCGACGACCTCGTCGGCCTGGCCGGCGAACTGGCGGTCATCTCCGACAACCTGCAGGGGCTTCGCGAAGTCCGCAGCGCGGCCCCCTGGGGTGCCACCCTGGAATCGCTGCTGCGGGTCAGCCGTGAGATCCGGGACACCACGCTCGACCTCCGGATGGTCCCGGTCGACGAGCTCTTCTCGCGGTTCCCCCGGTTCGTCCGCGACCAGGCCGACCGCTCGGGCAAGGAGATCGAGCTTCGGATCTTCGGGCAGGAGACCAAACTCGACCGGACGATCATCGAGCGTCTCGGCGACCCGATGATCCACCTGATCCGCAACGCCGTCGACCACGCCCTCGAACTCCCGGAGGAGCGGCTCGCCGCGGGGAAGCCCCGGGTCGGGCGGATCACGCTCACGGCGGGTCATGAGGGAGATCGGGTGGCGCTCAAGGTGGAGGACGACGGACGCGGCCTCGACCGCGAGCGGATCGTCCGCAAGGGGATCGACCGGGGCCTGATCCCGCCCGGCACCTCCCCCGACGACCCCCGGGTGGTGGGCCTGATCTTCGAGGCCGGGTTCTCGACACGCGATCAGGTGAGCGACATGTCCGGCCGGGGCGTGGGCCTGGACGTCGTCCGCGATTCGGTTCGGGCCCTCCGGGGGAGCCTGGGGGTCGAGAGTACGCCGGGCAAGGGGACCTCGTTCACCTTCCGCCTGCCGCTGACCCTGGCCCTGATCGACGGGCTCCTGATCGAGACCGGCGGAGGACGCTACGTCGTCCCCCTGGCCCAGGTCGAGGAGTGCGTGGCGCTGGGGGGCGTCCAGACGGCCCTCTCCGAGGATCGGTCCTGCGTGACGGTGCGCGGGGAGCTGGTGCCGACCATCTCGCTGCGGCGGCTCTTCGGGATCGAGGGCCCCCCCCCGGTTCGTCAGGAACTGCTCCTCACCCGGTACGCCGGCCGGCGCGTGGGAGTGGCCGTGGATCGCCTCAGCGGGCGGGTCCAGGCCGTCATCCAGTCGCTCGGCGAGGGGCTGCACGGCCTGGGACGGTTCTCCGGCGCGACCATCCTGGGGGACGGCTCGGTCTCCCTGATCCTGGACCTGGCGGCGCTCGTTTCGGAATCGCGGATCGCCGAGAACACCTTACGAAGCACGCCGATGGCAGGCGTGAGGGCGGAGACCGTCCGATGAGACTGACCCTGCGGAAGAAAGTCACCCTGGCGCTGGTGGCCTTCGGCCTGATCCCGGCGGGCATCGTCGCGGCGACCGCCTACATCGCCGACGACCAGTTCAAGCGCAAGCAAGACTTGATCATCCAGACCGCCGCGTCCGCGATCAGCGACAAGATCCACACCATCGCCCTGACCAACCAGAAG includes:
- a CDS encoding response regulator, whose translation is MSSRRILLVEDSSTMRRMLGTLLKEEGFEVRTANDGAEGLIQAKEDPRPDLILTDYEMPELDGPGFCKAAKADVDIRSIPVLMLTTLGETHNKIAGLESGADDYIQKPKSPDDIQEMFARIRAHLRIADLRSELADRNRLLESAHKKLTFELELARKVQFAMMPRPPKPRGVLQVAVRYTPANQLGGDVYDFYRLDNNRLGVLVADVSGHGVNAAMLSGMVKTLAAGLSIAVLEPGELLAGLDVSGEQYFPEGYFCTGFYLIADEETGLIRYAGVGHPSGIVIGPNGPRMLESNPGMLGIGMVDGTAGGADRLEPGETLILYTDGLPDAMDPSDVIFGEERLKTLLQGHYGSDPTEIIDQVDDAVQAYTAPGRPADDINIIVIQHPAPK
- a CDS encoding lipid asymmetry maintenance protein MlaB is translated as MNPGGPKTVALDGPVTIYEVAGLREAFREALAEGVDLQVELDESTKWDLAGLQLLISCVQTAKADGRSLVLAKIPRSCVEVAERAGLSDWLESASQKD
- a CDS encoding response regulator; its protein translation is MNWASPQTLPAPAARRSRLNDPHDLSHAGAKTMTKTKTVLHADDSGSVRRWVAEQLGGMGLKVVSVADGDAALQYLQDSTCDLLLTDLEMPNLDGLALLAAVRELPAHRFLPVLVLSSKQPGEFDPRRRQGVTGWLVKPVDGEHLRRWVRRVLPE
- a CDS encoding chemotaxis protein CheA; the encoded protein is MFYEEARELLISLEEGLMELERRQGDRAHLDKTFRAAHSVKGAAAMVGLGAIAEFTHGIEAVLERIRTGSLAVDSDIITTLLESRDHLAAMVEGEAGGSPIPGSSHLSQRLTDLLTSTRPPEPPDEPPPAAPPTHPSPSPAPVPAPSSAGPPPPSKSPEPRPEAPQPPPATGPPTKPDEPEPPAAESSPESKPAAKPKRSRRKTEKPAEAGGETKAEAKPKAPPRGKAAERRSMPSASPAAPKAAEPEGEPKPLYRIRFAPGPDVLKRGVNLLGVFDELRELGELEVLADAEAVPTLDDFDAERCYLSWTCTLRTDVEPERLDDVFLFVAEDGAIGVERRLDDGSFEPVETPLLKLPRGTPVSSPPTPVARSQPVPAPAPIETPAAPASAAAADGAKRPVVATNVPAARAHGRIRVDAQQLDDLVGLAGELAVISDNLQGLREVRSAAPWGATLESLLRVSREIRDTTLDLRMVPVDELFSRFPRFVRDQADRSGKEIELRIFGQETKLDRTIIERLGDPMIHLIRNAVDHALELPEERLAAGKPRVGRITLTAGHEGDRVALKVEDDGRGLDRERIVRKGIDRGLIPPGTSPDDPRVVGLIFEAGFSTRDQVSDMSGRGVGLDVVRDSVRALRGSLGVESTPGKGTSFTFRLPLTLALIDGLLIETGGGRYVVPLAQVEECVALGGVQTALSEDRSCVTVRGELVPTISLRRLFGIEGPPPVRQELLLTRYAGRRVGVAVDRLSGRVQAVIQSLGEGLHGLGRFSGATILGDGSVSLILDLAALVSESRIAENTLRSTPMAGVRAETVR